From Calothrix sp. PCC 6303, a single genomic window includes:
- a CDS encoding HEAT repeat domain-containing protein, translating to MSRLGKRRTFWKNFFLFDDGTYMGRNLSYDAGRKQAKILLRALLSFVENSEELKDCKADWQAGTELWVTHSTLEGLAELTKRYNDSLEPEAIRNALNCLISLKIIEDKRGQTNAKTRTNSKVWLFALKFPSIDKEENLNWLFKQGGEWDKCREAQKNNSAKVPKTPKEKSQGADWQNICGAMLEKHKRLTTNELLFADDEMKFELEAIHVPLALVERNKPKKCSEDISPEQGSQLYEPSYEEKQRFEHEAFLEQVIRDGVGKTQGHRIALIGEPGAGKTTQLQTIAFWVLDKNLGLPIWISLADLQGKSVENYLLQDWLKNALEVVRVKEEQENAFADLFKNNRVWLLLDAADEMSSPQPLTEVSQQLTGWVKNARVVLTCRVNVWEANANALENFETYRLLNFAYPQQVQEFIGRWFHKDANKGERLWQELDKAERQRIQDLVKNPLRLALLCSTWQGSDKGLPETKAGLYQQFVEEVYKWKENRFPTTEQQQEELNAALGRLAKRAIDQETSRFRLRHKFVREELGDAKQPNSLFWLALKLGWLNEVGLATESATKEKVYAFYHTTFEEYFAALAVDDWHEFLNHVPENPALGVYRIFDLQWKEVILLWLGREDVGKQKKEEFIQALLEFDDGCGEFKAIDRVRKGFYEFRAYFLAAAGVDEWKNSCQADPIVAEIVKWGFGEFKVEQNDWVRFLETIAEEAQTVLPQTNRIKAIDALMKLIDNPQLNNFRRRQAADNLGKIDPGNQKAIDALVELIGKPRLDDGTRSQAAYSLGRIGSGNQKAINALVELIGNPQLDDRTRRQAAESLKQIDPGNQKAINALVELIDNPQLDDSTQMQAASSLGQIDPGNEKAIDALVELIGKPQLNHSRRRLAADSLGQIGSGKQKAINALVELIDNPQLDDSTRWLAVSSLGKIGSGNKKAIDVLVELIGNPQLDDFILMQAVFSLLQIDPGNEKATDVLLELIDNPLLEDFTLQQTVSSLWQIGSGNQKVIDALVELIGNPQLNDYTRRLAAFSLWQIGSGNQKAIDVLMKLIDNPQLDDFTRMQAASSLGQIDPGNQKVIATLMKLIGNPQLANIRLETAESLGRIDPGNQKAIATLMELIGNPQLDDDTRNLALSGLGQIMLEENMPSVVTRLKDYLSPETYKNDFERFNNCYNIIWRCAQSIPYPAFYQAWGLASK from the coding sequence ATGTCTCGCTTGGGAAAGCGAAGAACTTTTTGGAAAAATTTTTTTCTCTTTGATGACGGTACTTACATGGGGCGGAATCTTAGCTACGATGCTGGTAGGAAACAAGCCAAAATATTGCTGCGTGCTTTACTTTCCTTTGTGGAAAATTCGGAAGAATTAAAGGACTGCAAAGCTGATTGGCAAGCGGGTACTGAGTTGTGGGTAACGCATTCTACATTAGAAGGACTGGCAGAACTGACAAAGAGGTATAACGACAGCTTAGAGCCTGAAGCAATTAGGAATGCGCTCAACTGTCTGATAAGTTTGAAAATTATTGAGGATAAACGCGGACAAACCAACGCCAAAACTAGGACAAATTCAAAGGTTTGGCTTTTCGCGCTCAAGTTTCCCAGCATCGATAAAGAAGAAAACCTGAATTGGTTATTTAAGCAAGGTGGGGAATGGGATAAATGCCGAGAAGCTCAAAAAAACAACTCTGCTAAAGTTCCCAAGACTCCGAAAGAAAAATCTCAGGGTGCTGACTGGCAAAACATCTGCGGCGCTATGCTGGAAAAGCACAAGCGTCTCACCACAAATGAGTTGCTGTTTGCTGATGATGAGATGAAATTCGAGCTAGAGGCAATTCATGTCCCTTTAGCATTGGTAGAACGTAACAAACCGAAGAAGTGCAGCGAGGATATTTCCCCAGAACAAGGTTCACAGCTTTACGAACCGAGTTATGAAGAGAAGCAGCGATTTGAACATGAGGCTTTTTTAGAGCAAGTTATCCGTGATGGTGTTGGTAAAACTCAAGGACACCGCATCGCTTTAATTGGGGAACCGGGTGCGGGAAAAACTACTCAGTTGCAAACTATAGCTTTTTGGGTATTAGACAAGAATCTGGGTTTACCCATTTGGATTTCTTTGGCAGACTTGCAAGGAAAGAGTGTAGAAAATTATCTGCTGCAAGATTGGCTGAAGAATGCTTTAGAAGTGGTGCGTGTAAAAGAAGAACAGGAAAACGCTTTCGCAGATTTATTCAAGAATAATCGTGTGTGGTTGTTGTTGGATGCAGCAGATGAAATGTCTTCACCCCAACCATTAACTGAGGTTTCCCAGCAGTTGACGGGATGGGTGAAAAATGCGCGGGTTGTGCTGACTTGTCGGGTGAATGTTTGGGAAGCAAATGCCAACGCTTTAGAAAATTTTGAGACGTATCGGTTACTCAATTTTGCATATCCGCAACAAGTGCAAGAGTTTATTGGGCGTTGGTTTCACAAGGATGCAAACAAAGGGGAAAGATTATGGCAGGAATTAGATAAAGCTGAACGTCAGCGCATCCAAGATTTAGTTAAAAATCCTTTGCGGTTAGCGCTGTTGTGTAGCACTTGGCAAGGTTCCGATAAAGGTTTACCGGAAACTAAAGCCGGACTTTATCAGCAGTTTGTGGAAGAGGTTTACAAGTGGAAAGAAAACCGCTTCCCTACCACCGAACAGCAGCAAGAGGAATTAAACGCAGCATTGGGACGTTTGGCAAAACGGGCAATCGATCAAGAAACGTCACGGTTTCGGCTACGACATAAGTTTGTGCGTGAGGAATTAGGTGATGCAAAACAGCCAAATTCTTTATTTTGGTTAGCGTTAAAGTTGGGATGGCTAAATGAAGTTGGACTGGCTACGGAATCAGCAACAAAAGAGAAAGTTTACGCTTTTTACCACACCACATTTGAGGAATATTTTGCAGCGTTGGCAGTTGATGATTGGCACGAGTTTCTAAATCACGTTCCTGAAAACCCCGCGCTAGGCGTTTATCGCATTTTTGACCTGCAGTGGAAAGAGGTGATTCTGCTGTGGTTGGGACGTGAGGATGTGGGAAAGCAGAAAAAGGAAGAGTTTATTCAGGCTTTGCTGGAATTTGATGATGGGTGCGGAGAATTCAAAGCTATTGATAGAGTCAGAAAGGGATTTTACGAGTTTCGCGCTTATTTTTTGGCTGCTGCGGGGGTTGATGAGTGGAAAAATTCTTGTCAGGCAGATCCTATTGTGGCGGAAATCGTTAAATGGGGCTTTGGCGAGTTTAAGGTTGAGCAAAACGATTGGGTAAGATTTCTCGAAACAATCGCAGAGGAAGCACAGACGGTATTGCCTCAGACAAATCGCATAAAAGCAATTGATGCTTTGATGAAGTTAATCGACAATCCACAACTGAATAATTTTAGGCGAAGGCAAGCAGCAGATAACTTAGGAAAAATTGATCCTGGAAATCAAAAAGCGATTGACGCTTTAGTGGAGTTAATCGGCAAACCACGACTGGATGATGGTACCCGAAGTCAAGCGGCATATAGCTTAGGAAGAATTGGCTCTGGAAATCAAAAAGCAATTAATGCGTTGGTGGAGTTAATCGGCAATCCACAACTGGATGATCGTACCCGAAGGCAAGCGGCAGAAAGCTTAAAACAAATTGATCCTGGGAACCAAAAAGCAATTAATGCTTTGGTTGAGTTAATTGACAATCCACAATTGGATGATTCTACCCAAATGCAAGCGGCATCAAGCTTAGGGCAAATTGATCCTGGCAACGAAAAAGCGATTGATGCTTTGGTGGAGTTAATCGGTAAACCACAACTAAATCATTCTAGGCGACGGTTAGCGGCAGATAGTTTAGGGCAAATTGGCTCTGGCAAGCAAAAAGCAATTAATGCTTTGGTTGAGTTAATTGACAATCCACAATTGGATGATTCTACCCGATGGCTAGCAGTATCTAGCTTAGGGAAAATTGGCTCTGGCAATAAAAAAGCGATTGATGTTTTGGTGGAGTTAATCGGCAATCCACAACTGGACGACTTCATCCTAATGCAAGCAGTATTTAGCTTATTGCAAATTGACCCTGGCAATGAAAAAGCGACTGATGTTTTGTTGGAGTTAATTGACAATCCACTATTGGAAGATTTTACCCTACAGCAAACAGTATCTAGCTTATGGCAAATTGGCTCTGGAAACCAAAAAGTGATTGATGCTTTGGTTGAGTTAATCGGCAATCCACAACTCAATGATTATACCCGACGGCTAGCGGCGTTTAGCTTATGGCAAATTGGCTCTGGAAACCAAAAAGCGATTGATGTTTTGATGAAGTTAATCGACAATCCACAACTCGATGATTTTACCCGAATGCAAGCGGCATCTAGTTTAGGGCAAATTGACCCTGGCAACCAAAAAGTGATCGCTACTCTGATGAAGTTAATTGGCAATCCACAACTGGCTAATATCCGATTGGAAACGGCAGAAAGCTTAGGTAGAATTGACCCTGGAAACCAAAAAGCGATCGCTACTTTGATGGAGTTAATTGGCAATCCACAACTGGATGATGATACTCGAAATCTAGCATTATCTGGCTTAGGTCAAATTATGCTAGAGGAAAATATGCCGAGTGTTGTCACAAGGTTGAAAGATTACTTATCACCTGAAACTTACAAAAATGACTTTGAGCGATTTAATAATTGCTACAACATTATCTGGAGGTGCGCCCAAAGTATACCCTACCCCGCTTTTTATCAAGCTTGGGGACTAGCGTCAAAATAA
- a CDS encoding RNA-binding S4 domain-containing protein: MIKLDQFLKLMGVTATGGQAKWMIQGGDVQVNGVLETRRGRQLAPGDKVTVGDKTFEVDESIK, from the coding sequence GTGATTAAACTCGATCAGTTCCTCAAGTTGATGGGTGTAACAGCAACCGGAGGACAAGCTAAATGGATGATTCAGGGGGGTGATGTGCAGGTGAATGGGGTGCTGGAAACCCGGCGAGGACGGCAATTGGCACCGGGAGACAAGGTAACGGTGGGAGATAAAACTTTTGAAGTGGACGAATCCATTAAATAG
- a CDS encoding MarC family protein encodes MDISILIKTFVAVFVLADAVGNIPILLVLTKGMEPQQRNRVIDKAIGVAIAVLLLFAFGGKFILSYLDISFASLRVAGGLLLLLIALQMLKGDLDTYVTDSERDVAITPLALPLLAGPGTLTTVMLLMSDSPSPHMSVIAGIITAMVVTWLILRLANYIDQWIGVEGEVIITQLFGFLLAALAVETGSQGIRELFF; translated from the coding sequence TTAAAACCTTTGTCGCTGTCTTCGTGCTAGCGGATGCAGTTGGCAATATTCCCATCCTGTTGGTGTTGACTAAGGGGATGGAACCCCAACAAAGGAATCGAGTTATCGATAAGGCGATTGGAGTAGCGATCGCTGTTTTGCTTCTATTCGCTTTTGGCGGTAAGTTTATTTTAAGCTATTTGGATATCAGCTTTGCATCTTTGCGAGTGGCAGGTGGTTTACTGCTGTTATTAATTGCACTACAGATGCTTAAGGGTGATTTAGATACCTATGTGACTGATTCAGAACGAGATGTGGCAATCACTCCCCTAGCCTTACCTTTACTCGCTGGTCCTGGTACACTGACAACGGTTATGTTGCTAATGTCCGATTCTCCTAGCCCCCATATGAGTGTCATCGCGGGGATAATTACCGCTATGGTTGTGACTTGGCTAATTTTGCGATTGGCTAATTATATAGATCAATGGATTGGTGTGGAAGGCGAAGTTATAATTACTCAGCTTTTTGGCTTCTTACTGGCAGCTTTGGCAGTGGAAACTGGTAGTCAGGGGATTCGGGAGTTATTTTTCTAA
- a CDS encoding Nif11-like leader peptide family natural product precursor, producing the protein MSLEQVNAFYDVLSSDQVIYDEYCNKCCLRGLFGIWNWDKAKIVDFAASLGFIFTTDDLNMVLFEGDAGVVQPSMSVSVN; encoded by the coding sequence ATGTCACTGGAACAAGTTAATGCTTTTTATGATGTCTTAAGCTCTGACCAAGTAATTTACGATGAGTATTGTAATAAATGCTGTTTACGCGGGCTATTTGGCATTTGGAATTGGGATAAGGCTAAAATTGTCGATTTTGCAGCTTCCCTGGGTTTTATATTTACTACTGATGATTTAAACATGGTGTTATTTGAGGGTGATGCAGGTGTGGTTCAACCCTCAATGAGTGTGTCAGTGAATTGA
- a CDS encoding protein kinase domain-containing protein: MIGQLLAGHYKVLEVLGEGGFGQTYIVEDIHLPGHPQCVLKHLKPTSAEPQILETARKLFQREAEILQQLGNYDQIPRLLAYFEENQEFYLVQELIKGHTLTQELTRGQQWTEDKITEVLIEILGILEIVHNHGVIHRDIKPDNIIRCELDQKLVLIDFGAIKQLRNQTAISHGQKRVTITVGTPGYMPSEQTRKLPRPSSDIYALGMIGIQALTGIYPRELPDDSNTGEIVWKHLTPVTPGLAAVLTKMTHYHFKDRYQTATEALAALKNLSNLEEAPTITPVANPQIIHELTLQWREGGEIKDFTLVENQDSKSPARIRIGRDPQVCNIVVPEASVSALHAEIFFYREKNQFYLRNLREKNPPILDGQLLLAGEMPLAIGSSLRLGQQQFKVSVIQSKKSSLGYTPPEEITDLSTVLPSEPVSKTAPPQKVIYSQQIKRAGVSIIAPLAAKKPVMTGIGIAAAVSVVGGLVCLQTGNSTGKAYSEQNFIAQQPQLCRVISPTGGNFLAKLRPEPQTEIGAVKQLNQGEKVLFLKVKGDFVKVRLLDGTQGWVFGDQIQRCDSSRKRLL, from the coding sequence ATGATAGGTCAGTTACTAGCAGGGCATTATAAAGTCCTTGAAGTTTTGGGAGAGGGTGGGTTTGGACAAACCTATATCGTTGAGGACATCCATCTTCCTGGTCATCCACAGTGTGTCCTCAAACATCTAAAACCCACTAGTGCAGAACCCCAAATTTTAGAAACCGCACGTAAACTCTTTCAAAGAGAAGCCGAAATTTTACAACAGTTGGGAAATTATGATCAAATTCCTCGACTACTAGCTTACTTTGAAGAAAACCAAGAGTTCTACTTAGTGCAAGAACTAATTAAAGGTCACACACTCACCCAAGAATTAACTCGTGGTCAACAATGGACTGAAGACAAAATTACTGAAGTACTGATTGAAATATTAGGCATTTTAGAAATCGTCCATAATCACGGTGTAATTCATCGTGATATTAAACCAGATAATATTATTCGTTGCGAATTAGATCAAAAATTAGTTCTGATTGATTTTGGGGCAATCAAACAATTAAGAAATCAAACTGCTATTAGCCATGGACAAAAACGTGTCACCATCACTGTTGGCACCCCTGGTTATATGCCTTCCGAACAAACAAGAAAACTTCCTCGTCCTAGTAGCGATATCTATGCTTTAGGTATGATTGGAATCCAAGCACTTACAGGGATTTACCCCCGCGAATTGCCAGATGATAGCAATACTGGGGAAATTGTTTGGAAACATCTAACACCCGTGACTCCGGGGTTAGCTGCGGTATTGACAAAAATGACCCACTATCATTTTAAAGACCGCTACCAAACTGCAACGGAAGCTTTGGCAGCACTAAAGAATTTGAGTAATTTGGAAGAAGCGCCAACAATTACACCAGTCGCTAATCCACAAATTATCCATGAATTGACCCTACAATGGCGTGAAGGGGGGGAAATCAAAGATTTTACCCTAGTTGAGAACCAAGATAGTAAAAGTCCCGCCAGAATCAGAATTGGGCGGGATCCCCAAGTTTGTAATATTGTAGTTCCGGAAGCATCAGTTTCGGCATTACATGCTGAAATTTTCTTCTATCGAGAAAAAAATCAGTTTTATCTAAGGAATTTACGCGAAAAAAATCCCCCTATTTTGGATGGGCAATTACTTTTAGCAGGGGAAATGCCTCTAGCTATTGGTAGTAGCTTACGCTTAGGTCAGCAGCAATTCAAGGTAAGCGTGATTCAATCTAAAAAATCTTCTCTTGGGTATACCCCCCCAGAAGAAATCACCGATTTATCAACTGTGCTACCTTCTGAACCCGTTAGTAAAACAGCACCACCTCAAAAAGTTATTTATTCACAACAAATTAAGCGTGCTGGGGTTTCAATAATTGCACCTTTAGCAGCTAAAAAACCAGTGATGACTGGGATTGGAATTGCTGCTGCGGTGAGTGTAGTTGGTGGTTTGGTGTGTTTGCAAACGGGTAATTCTACTGGTAAAGCTTATTCAGAACAAAATTTTATCGCTCAACAGCCACAACTATGTCGGGTGATTTCCCCTACTGGAGGTAATTTCTTAGCAAAGTTACGCCCTGAACCACAAACCGAAATAGGTGCTGTGAAACAACTCAATCAAGGTGAAAAGGTGTTGTTTCTTAAGGTTAAAGGAGATTTTGTTAAGGTGCGGTTGCTAGATGGTACCCAGGGTTGGGTATTTGGTGATCAGATTCAACGTTGTGATAGTTCTCGCAAACGGTTGTTATAG
- the dnaN gene encoding DNA polymerase III subunit beta, with protein MKLVCTQNDLSTNLSLTSRAVPSRPTHPVLANVLLQADADTNQVSLTAFDLSLGIRTSFSAEVLQGGTIALPAKLLNDITSRLPDGEITLEDETAGANASGGEGLIMTLTPQNGKYQVRAMDGGEFPELPVVGNDLSISLKASTLIEGLRGTLFATSGDETKQVLTGVHMKLLPDMLEFAATDGHRLAVVETDNENSEPGENQFEVTVPARALRELERMLAHSAESEEAIALFFDQGQVVFEWQNQRLTSRTLDGQYPAYRQLIPRQFQREITIDRKQFLGTLERIAVLADQKNNLVKLSIDSAASEITLSVEAQDIGSAVESMSAQISGEDIDIAFNVKYLMEGLKALPSSEILIQLNSNLTPVIFTPLGGVKMTYLAMPVQLRN; from the coding sequence ATGAAATTAGTCTGTACCCAAAACGACCTTAGTACCAATCTTTCCCTTACCAGTCGTGCAGTACCTTCACGCCCAACTCATCCGGTACTGGCAAATGTATTGTTACAAGCTGATGCTGATACCAACCAAGTTAGTTTAACAGCCTTTGATTTAAGCTTGGGTATTCGGACTAGTTTTAGCGCTGAAGTCCTGCAAGGGGGTACAATTGCGCTTCCTGCTAAACTTTTAAATGATATTACCTCTCGCTTACCAGATGGCGAAATTACCCTGGAAGATGAAACCGCTGGAGCCAATGCATCGGGGGGAGAAGGGTTAATTATGACACTCACGCCTCAAAATGGTAAGTACCAAGTCAGGGCAATGGATGGTGGAGAGTTCCCCGAATTGCCTGTGGTGGGGAATGATCTAAGTATCAGCTTGAAAGCTTCAACACTGATTGAAGGTTTACGGGGAACCTTATTTGCAACCAGTGGGGATGAAACAAAACAGGTGTTGACGGGGGTACACATGAAGCTATTACCCGACATGCTGGAATTTGCGGCAACCGATGGACACCGTTTGGCAGTGGTGGAAACTGATAATGAAAACTCTGAACCTGGTGAGAATCAGTTTGAGGTGACAGTGCCTGCCCGTGCATTGCGAGAATTGGAAAGAATGTTGGCACATAGCGCTGAATCTGAAGAAGCGATCGCGTTATTCTTTGATCAGGGTCAAGTAGTGTTTGAATGGCAAAATCAACGCCTCACTAGCCGAACTCTGGATGGACAATACCCTGCCTACCGTCAACTGATTCCCCGCCAATTTCAACGGGAAATTACCATAGATAGAAAACAATTTTTAGGTACCCTGGAACGAATCGCTGTTTTGGCAGATCAAAAAAATAATCTGGTTAAACTTAGTATTGACAGCGCAGCTAGTGAAATTACCCTCTCTGTGGAAGCCCAAGATATTGGTAGCGCTGTCGAATCCATGTCAGCCCAAATCAGCGGGGAAGATATAGATATTGCCTTTAATGTCAAATACTTGATGGAAGGCTTAAAAGCCCTCCCATCATCCGAAATTCTTATTCAGTTAAACTCTAATTTGACTCCAGTGATTTTTACACCCCTTGGTGGCGTGAAAATGACTTACTTAGCAATGCCTGTACAATTGCGAAATTAA
- a CDS encoding serine/threonine-protein kinase, producing MIGKILDGRYQIISKLGQGGFGTTFLAIDKKLPNNDQCVVKLFSPQVDDPDSLHEARRLFNNEAIVLNTLGSHDQIPRLLAHFEEDEQFYLVEEFVSGEELTHEINPGKKLTEEEVISLLKDILKILEFVHRHGVIHRDLKPSNLIRRKHDRQIVMIDFGSVKQLTSQTINIHQPSPLTVIVGTHGYMPSEQTQGLPRLCSDVYAVGIIAIQALTGLVAVSLPQDSFTGEILWREQLQSGQVSSRLADVLDKMVKYDFRQRYQSATEVLQALEKVTDASSSRKSSLGKIIIGLGITALIGIVTLGTLFKKDDTLEPYNIDNYGISIQRPKTWQPEERPDRITGNVVRFISPLVNNTDKYQENVNLVVQDLSENRSTLEQFTPFRLDVIKQSSPNIKIIQEGQQKLANIDAYQVTYTLQEDSMSLERLQIWTVKDRKAYILTYTAEPNQYSASLPTVKQMINSFQIIK from the coding sequence ATGATCGGTAAAATCCTTGATGGGCGGTACCAAATAATTAGTAAATTGGGACAAGGAGGTTTTGGTACTACTTTTCTGGCAATTGATAAGAAGTTACCCAATAATGATCAATGTGTCGTCAAGTTATTTTCCCCTCAAGTTGATGATCCAGATAGTTTGCATGAAGCTCGACGCTTGTTTAATAATGAAGCTATTGTCCTGAATACATTGGGGAGTCACGATCAGATTCCTCGCTTACTCGCGCATTTTGAAGAGGATGAACAATTTTACCTAGTTGAGGAATTTGTATCCGGTGAGGAACTTACTCACGAAATTAACCCAGGTAAGAAACTTACCGAGGAAGAAGTAATTTCTCTCCTGAAAGATATCTTAAAAATTTTAGAATTTGTGCATCGGCATGGTGTTATCCATCGAGACCTCAAACCGTCAAATTTAATTAGACGCAAACACGATCGACAAATAGTGATGATTGATTTTGGATCAGTCAAGCAATTAACTTCTCAAACAATCAATATTCATCAACCATCCCCCCTTACGGTTATAGTTGGGACGCATGGTTATATGCCAAGTGAACAAACTCAGGGATTACCAAGACTTTGTAGTGATGTTTATGCTGTAGGAATAATTGCAATTCAAGCTTTGACTGGTTTGGTAGCAGTATCATTACCCCAGGATAGTTTTACTGGGGAAATTTTATGGCGTGAACAACTGCAATCGGGTCAGGTTAGTTCTAGGCTAGCAGATGTTTTGGATAAAATGGTGAAGTACGATTTTCGCCAAAGATATCAGTCGGCAACGGAAGTTTTACAAGCGCTGGAAAAAGTCACAGATGCAAGTTCTAGTCGAAAATCAAGCTTAGGAAAAATCATCATCGGTTTAGGAATAACTGCCTTAATAGGTATTGTGACTCTCGGAACCTTGTTTAAAAAAGATGACACTCTAGAACCATATAATATTGATAACTACGGTATTAGTATCCAACGCCCGAAAACATGGCAACCTGAAGAAAGACCAGATCGAATTACTGGGAATGTTGTTAGGTTTATATCCCCGTTAGTAAATAATACTGATAAGTATCAGGAAAATGTTAACTTAGTTGTCCAAGATTTATCCGAAAACCGTAGCACTTTAGAACAATTTACCCCGTTTCGCCTAGATGTAATTAAACAGTCTTCTCCAAACATCAAAATTATTCAAGAAGGTCAACAAAAATTAGCAAATATAGATGCCTATCAGGTTACTTACACCCTCCAAGAAGATAGTATGAGTCTGGAGAGGTTGCAAATTTGGACTGTCAAAGATCGAAAAGCTTATATTCTCACTTATACAGCCGAGCCTAATCAATATTCAGCATCTCTTCCCACTGTTAAGCAGATGATTAATTCGTTCCAAATAATTAAGTAA
- a CDS encoding COP23 domain-containing protein produces MKTRSFLQILTASMVSLSAIAAVNLPSSAQSKTYFCESDNGVWTTFAKNFNNEKIPVITWVKKLGDYTPKARCQAVSSRFQTAYERGILNYLTSGISRGQAVICAASQYGGPCTQLLFTLKSHEDASSVLQHLGDIGYKARGPILQSEDASSQVYIDMGALVKGKSGQ; encoded by the coding sequence ATGAAAACCAGATCATTTTTACAGATACTCACAGCCAGTATGGTTTCACTGAGTGCGATCGCTGCCGTAAATCTTCCCAGTTCCGCTCAATCCAAAACTTACTTCTGTGAAAGTGATAACGGTGTATGGACAACATTTGCGAAAAATTTCAATAACGAAAAAATACCCGTGATTACCTGGGTGAAAAAATTAGGAGATTACACACCAAAAGCACGGTGTCAAGCTGTTTCTTCGAGATTTCAAACTGCTTACGAACGAGGCATATTAAATTATCTCACTTCTGGTATTTCCAGAGGTCAGGCAGTTATCTGTGCAGCAAGTCAGTATGGTGGACCCTGTACTCAGTTACTTTTTACCCTCAAATCCCACGAAGATGCTAGCTCAGTTTTGCAACACTTGGGAGATATTGGTTACAAAGCACGGGGACCAATTTTGCAGTCGGAAGATGCTTCTTCTCAGGTGTACATAGATATGGGTGCATTGGTAAAGGGAAAATCAGGACAATAG